ATTGCCATCTTGCGTACGCTGGGAGCGACGCCTGGTGACATCATGAAGATCTTTATGGTTCAGGGTTCGGTCATCGGTGTGGTGGGTACAGCATCCGGGGCCATATTAGGCGTCATTCTCGCTTTCACCGTAACGGATCTGGTCAACTGGATTCAGCGCGTGTTCAATGTGCAGTTCCTTGATCCCAATGTGTACTTCATCAGCTACTTACCATCGGATCCGCAACTACAGGATGTAGTATCGGTGTGTGCGCTATCTTTGGCTGTGAGTTTTGTTGCCACTATTTATCCAGCCTGGCGTGCGTCCAGAACTCAGCCTGCGGAGGCATTGCGCTATGAGTAATAAGGAAGTGGTGTTATCTGCTCAGGGGTTGAGCAAGAGCTATGAGGAAGGTGAGCGTAAGCTGCAGATCCTGGACAATATCAATTTCAGTATTGTGCCGGGTGAGAGTGTGGCGATTGTCGGGAGTTCTGGTTCGGGTAAGTCAACATTACTTAACCTGCTGGGTGGGTTGGATATTACCGACAGCGGTAAGGTGCTGTTGAAAGGGCAATCCTTCGCTGATCTGTCGGAAGCGAATAGAGGTCGTTGGCGTAATCGTCACCTCGGTTTTGTTTATCAGTTTCATCATCTGTTAGCAGAGTTTACTGCGCAGGAGAATGTGCAGATCCCGTTACTGATTGCCGGTGTTAAGAAATCAGAGGCGCAGCAACGGGCCTCTGCCATGTTAGCTCGGGTGGGATTGGCGAAGCGGGAGTCTCACAAGCCATCTGAATTATCAGGAGGAGAGCGTCAGCGAGTAGCGATTGCACGTGCGTTAGTGACGCAACCAGCTTGTGTACTGATGGATGAGCCGACAGGTAACCTTGATCGGCATACTGCAGAGAGTGTTCAGGAGCTGATTTTTGAACTTAACAGGACCCTGGCCACGGCTTTTGTGATTGTAACTCACGACTTGTCATTAGCTGACAAGCTGCACCGCCAGTACAATCTGGTTGATGGTCATCTCACTGAACGTATGGCTTAACTGCAACAGTATCCATATGCCTGTTCTGCCATGTTGGTTAGCAATGTGGCAGAACAGGGTGCGAGCAATAAGGTGTCACGTTGAAGGGCGGGCGCCAGGTTGAGCGTGTTCTCCAATGCCATCCTTTCACAGCCCTATCCATCTTATTGCACAGTCCTGTTGAACCCGTTGGATTCAGTATTATCAGGATCTGTGCTGTTGCTCCCGTGCTGCCTTGCGTTTGGCTATGCGTGCGGCCCAGTTTCGACGCACTGACCACTGCCAGAAGCCCTGCATCAGCAGATAGGATAAACAGCCGAAGACGATGCCGCAGGTCAAGGAGCCAGCAAGTAAGGGTTCCCAGATATTCTTCAGGCTTGAGCCTAGTCCTGAAGTCAGTGCGCTAAAGGAAAAGTGCACTGGCTCCATATTAAGCATCCAGGCACCAACGCGATAACAGAAGTAGAAGACGGGAGGCATGGTAACGGGGTTGGTCAGCCACACCAGTGCTACGCTCAGTGGCATGTTACTTCTGCAAAGAATAGAAAATACTGCAGCTACCACCATCTGGAATGGCATAGGTAGAAAAGCACAGAAAATACCCACGAAGCATGCTCTGGACACTGATCCTCGGGTCAAATGCCAGATATTGGGGCCATCAAGCAGTTCGCCGAGCCAGCGCAGGGAACGATGCTTCTTTAGCTCTGCAGGTTGGGGTATAAAGCGTTTCAGTAATTTACGAGGCATGGACTGTTTCGCTGAAGGGCAGGCTCAAGCGGCGCTATTATGCGCCTTACAGGAAGAAATGCCAATTATACATGGATGAGTGACAGGCAGATGACTGGCCGGATGGCGTTGGGTTTTGTTGTTGGCGCGGTAGGGGTTTATGCCTTGCCGGTGTTGCCTTCGTTGCTGTGGCTGATAGCGCTGTTGTTAGTCACGCTGATGCTGGCCTTCATTTCCAGGTGGTACCTCGCTCGTCAACTCAACGCTTTCAAGGTACTGCTGGTTTTCTCTGCTGTCAGTACGGGAACATTGTGGACGAGCTTTTACTGGCAGGTGTGCCACCCATTTCCCGGTCCACGGTTGTTCGAGCAGCGTTTAGACTTGCAAGTGGTGGTGCTAGATTTACCAGAGTCATCGAGCTATGGTCAACGAGTCTGGGCAAAGGTGGTCGTTGCATCACTTTCCCGTCCTGCAGGCCTTGCTTCTCAGGATCACTCTTCTCCTGATCTGTCTGCTGAACTATCTGCGCTGACGTCCAGTCGTGCGCTTCTATATTTACCTTCCGAGTTGTCGTCACCAGTTGCTGCAGGGCAAATATGGTCACTGCATCAAGTAAAAGTCAAGCCACTGCACGGTAATGCCAGTTCGGGCGCCTTTGATTTTGAGCGCTGGGCCTATGCCCATGGATTGAGCTTCATCGGCACTACTCGTGACAAAGGCAGGTTGTTAGGTCAGGAAGCGGGCTGGCAGGCGTGGCGTAATGAATTTGCCGAGCAGTGGCGAGCAATGCTACCGGATACAAGTGGCAGTGCCATTATTCGAGCCTTGCTGATGGCTGACCGGAGAGGTCTGAGTGATGATGACTGGTCCTTGCTGCAGCAAACGGGACTGGCGCATCTGGTCGCCGTCAGTGGATTGCATATCGGGCTGGCTTTTCTACTGGGTGGATTGCTGGGGCAGGGAGTGGGCCGGTCGTTACAGTGGTTGGGGTTGCTCTATAATCGATGGCCACTGGTCTACATAATGGGGCTTGCAGTGGCGGCAGCCTATGCCACGCTGTCGGGATGGGGGCTTCCGGCTCAGCGTGCATTCTTTATGCTGGTTGTCTGGGTGTGCGGCGGCTGGCGTGCCATACCTGTATCAGGCTGGTTGCGACTGTTGTATGCCCTGACGGGGATCATACTGTTGTGGCCGGGTGCGCCTATGGGAGCGGACTTTTGGTTGTCGTCCATGGCGGTAGCGACCTTGCTCTGGTTGCTGCAGCCGGCTCGGCCACAGCACAAATTCTGGCAGCAGTGGCTGGGAGTGCAGCTGGCGCTCAGTTTCCTCATGTTGCCCATGGTAATGGCGAACTTTGCCATTTTGAGTTTTGCCTCACCCTTGCTGAATCTGTTAATCGTCCCCGTCGTCAGCACGTTGCTGGTTCCGCCGCTGTTATTGTTGGCTGTCGCTAGTCTGGTTTCTTTGCATTGGGTAGAGAAAACAGCTGGTTATCTGAGTGATGTGCTGACGACGCTCTGGCTGTTACTTAAAAATCTCTTCGATGCATATCCGCTTTATCTGCCCTGGCATCCAGGTGACGTATCCATTCTTGGGCCAGGAGTTGCCATGGTTGCCAGCATCTGGTTGCTTGGAGCCAAAGCTTTGCCGGGTAAACGCTGGGTCTGGTTGGCATGGTTACCCTTGGTCTTTCCTCAATATGAGCAGTTGGGAGCGGGGGAGTGGCGTTTAGTAGCGCTGGATGTTGGACAGGGTACTGCCGTTGTCCTTCAAACAAAACGTCATACCTTGCTGTATGATACTGGCCCTGCGTATGGCGACTTCGTGGTTGCGCCGCGTGTTATACAGCCCTATTTGCAAGGTGCCGGACTTGAGCCTGACAGGATATTAGTGAGTCATGATGATCGTGATCACAGTGGTGGTGCGGTCTATCTTCATGCTTTATATCCTGCCGCACAGTGGACTGTTGGTCAGTTACAGTCCGTCGACTGGCAGGCTGAGCAATGTGTTGATAAGACCTGGCAGTGGGATGGCGTAACCTTTCGCCAGTTGCAGTTACCTGTCGTAGCACAGCGTGATGACAACAGTGCCTCCTGTGTGCTGCATGTTCAGGGGACTCATCATTCAGCACTATTACTGGGTGATTTGGACCAGCGTGCTGAGCAAAGGCTGATGGAGCTTACCAACAATGAGCTACAGGCCTCGTTACTGGTGGCCTCGCATCATGGCAGCCGAACCGGCTCGTCGGAGTCAATGCTGGATGTGACTCGGCCTGTGGCCGCCATTTTTACCGCAGGCTACCGGAATCATTTTGGCCACCCGCATGTCGAAACCCTTCGTCGGTTTCAATCGCGCGCCATCGCAACCTATAATACCGGCGTCGATGGCAGTGTGACTGCTGATAGCCGCGCAGATGAGCCGCTTCGCATTACAGGTTATCGAGAGACTGACGCTCGGCTTTGGTGGCAGTGGGCGCCAAGGTAACGTCAGGTATTGGGAATATTTGGTCAAAGCTGACCGCTTGATTTCAGCTGGGAGAACAAAGTGCTGGATTTGCTGATTGCCGGAGGGTGGACCATGGTCCCTCTGTTGTTGTGTTCGGTTGTTGCGCTGGCAATTTGCATTGAACGACTGTGGACGCTGCGGCCTTCCCGCATAGCACCGGCACATCTTCTCAGTGAAGTTTGGGATGCCGTCAGTCAACATCGGCTCGATAACACCAGATTGCAGCAAATTCGTAAAAGCAGTCCACTGGGAGCGATTATGGCGGCTGGTTTGCTGAATGCGCGTCATGGACGGGACATCATGAAGGAAAGCATAGAAGAGTCGGCCAGTCAGGTCATCCATGAACTGGAGCGATACCTGAGTACCCTTGGCAGCATTGCCGCTATATCACCGTTGTTAGGTCTACTTGGCACCGTGTTGGGGATGATCAAAGTCTTTACCGAAATTTCCCATGCGGGAACGGGAAACACGGCCCTGCTGGCCGGAGGTATCTCTGAGGCTTTGCTGACTACCGTAACCGGCCTGGTCATTGCCATACCTGCAGTGTTTTTACATCGCATGCTGCAGCGCCGTGTCGATACCTTGGTCGTCGATATGGAAGGTCAGGCAATCAAGCTCGTAGAAATGCTGCATGGTGATCGTGAGCACGAGCAAGCTACGGAGCTTGCCAAAGTATGAAGTTCCGCCGTCAGAATCGGGAAGAGGTGAGCATCAATCTGACACCTTTGATCGATGTGGTATTTTTGCTACTGATCTTTTTTATGGTCTCCACCACCTTTCAGAAGGACAGGCCGCTGCAGCTCACTCTGCCGTCATCTTCGGCGACTATAGAAGAAGCACCGGTGCAGTCGATAGAGGTCAGTATCAGTGCTGACGGCCAGATAGCAGTCAATGATGCGGTACTGGCAGATGCTCAGCTTGTTACGGTCAAGCATGCTATCGAAGTGGCAGGTAAAGGAGATACCTCTCTACCCTTGCTGATCAGTGCCGATGCCAGTACACCCCATCAGTTTGTAGTGCGCGCCATGGATGCAGCAGGGCAGGCGGGCTATGTGCATATTCGTATCCTGACGAGTGAGGGTGAGTAAGCATGCTGAGAGTTTGCTCATGGCTTTGAGTTCTGAATCCCTCTGGTACGGCAATAACAAGCTGAGCTACCTGTTATGGCCACTTGAAGTGCTGTTTAAGCGGTTGGCAAGTCGACGCAGGCAACGCCTGCAAACTAATGCCTGGTTGGCGCCGGTGCCTGTGGTTGTGGTGGGTAACATATCTATTGGTGGTACTGGTAAGACGCCTTTGATTACAGCACTGGTTACCTGGGCAAAGCAGCAAGGTTATCGGCCTGGAGTAGTCAGTCGTGGGTACGGCGGCCAGTCCGATGTCTATCCTTTGACGGTTGAAGTGGATACTGATCCTGCTATATCGGGTGATGAGCCTGCGCTGCTGCGAAAGCTTTGCGATTGTCCGGTGGTTATTGCTCCAGATCGTGTAG
This genomic interval from Pokkaliibacter sp. MBI-7 contains the following:
- the lolD gene encoding lipoprotein-releasing ABC transporter ATP-binding protein LolD, whose product is MSNKEVVLSAQGLSKSYEEGERKLQILDNINFSIVPGESVAIVGSSGSGKSTLLNLLGGLDITDSGKVLLKGQSFADLSEANRGRWRNRHLGFVYQFHHLLAEFTAQENVQIPLLIAGVKKSEAQQRASAMLARVGLAKRESHKPSELSGGERQRVAIARALVTQPACVLMDEPTGNLDRHTAESVQELIFELNRTLATAFVIVTHDLSLADKLHRQYNLVDGHLTERMA
- a CDS encoding DUF2062 domain-containing protein, with protein sequence MPRKLLKRFIPQPAELKKHRSLRWLGELLDGPNIWHLTRGSVSRACFVGIFCAFLPMPFQMVVAAVFSILCRSNMPLSVALVWLTNPVTMPPVFYFCYRVGAWMLNMEPVHFSFSALTSGLGSSLKNIWEPLLAGSLTCGIVFGCLSYLLMQGFWQWSVRRNWAARIAKRKAAREQQHRS
- a CDS encoding DNA internalization-related competence protein ComEC/Rec2 encodes the protein MTGRMALGFVVGAVGVYALPVLPSLLWLIALLLVTLMLAFISRWYLARQLNAFKVLLVFSAVSTGTLWTSFYWQVCHPFPGPRLFEQRLDLQVVVLDLPESSSYGQRVWAKVVVASLSRPAGLASQDHSSPDLSAELSALTSSRALLYLPSELSSPVAAGQIWSLHQVKVKPLHGNASSGAFDFERWAYAHGLSFIGTTRDKGRLLGQEAGWQAWRNEFAEQWRAMLPDTSGSAIIRALLMADRRGLSDDDWSLLQQTGLAHLVAVSGLHIGLAFLLGGLLGQGVGRSLQWLGLLYNRWPLVYIMGLAVAAAYATLSGWGLPAQRAFFMLVVWVCGGWRAIPVSGWLRLLYALTGIILLWPGAPMGADFWLSSMAVATLLWLLQPARPQHKFWQQWLGVQLALSFLMLPMVMANFAILSFASPLLNLLIVPVVSTLLVPPLLLLAVASLVSLHWVEKTAGYLSDVLTTLWLLLKNLFDAYPLYLPWHPGDVSILGPGVAMVASIWLLGAKALPGKRWVWLAWLPLVFPQYEQLGAGEWRLVALDVGQGTAVVLQTKRHTLLYDTGPAYGDFVVAPRVIQPYLQGAGLEPDRILVSHDDRDHSGGAVYLHALYPAAQWTVGQLQSVDWQAEQCVDKTWQWDGVTFRQLQLPVVAQRDDNSASCVLHVQGTHHSALLLGDLDQRAEQRLMELTNNELQASLLVASHHGSRTGSSESMLDVTRPVAAIFTAGYRNHFGHPHVETLRRFQSRAIATYNTGVDGSVTADSRADEPLRITGYRETDARLWWQWAPR
- a CDS encoding MotA/TolQ/ExbB proton channel family protein, producing the protein MLDLLIAGGWTMVPLLLCSVVALAICIERLWTLRPSRIAPAHLLSEVWDAVSQHRLDNTRLQQIRKSSPLGAIMAAGLLNARHGRDIMKESIEESASQVIHELERYLSTLGSIAAISPLLGLLGTVLGMIKVFTEISHAGTGNTALLAGGISEALLTTVTGLVIAIPAVFLHRMLQRRVDTLVVDMEGQAIKLVEMLHGDREHEQATELAKV
- a CDS encoding biopolymer transporter ExbD; translated protein: MKFRRQNREEVSINLTPLIDVVFLLLIFFMVSTTFQKDRPLQLTLPSSSATIEEAPVQSIEVSISADGQIAVNDAVLADAQLVTVKHAIEVAGKGDTSLPLLISADASTPHQFVVRAMDAAGQAGYVHIRILTSEGE